The Leclercia sp. S52 genome has a segment encoding these proteins:
- a CDS encoding MFS transporter produces the protein MTTKPAAEFNAAPGLFQTLKTFPATVHALLFFTLIVRFSYFMAWPFITIIMTQNYHMSPIAIGLAMTSSALISVVLGMYGGQISDRLGRRIILLLGCGFSAVGYIILAQATGMGLFITGLMIIGVCFAWVDPPVRALVSDLLGDRRRRALALQMRYYLINVAAVFGPLVGIVFGLTSQKGTFLITGLTYLPFFVYVLLFIPAGKLLSEEQGGGAPAVKLHQVMGIIARDKIYIAALLCSILCSVVFIHYEAVLPQYLILLDSNAAVKLITLILVTNACTVLVFQSFIMRFLAQISLPGRILLGGLIFAFSQLCLFATCSTDVWAWLTVTAIFSMGEAILMPNLNILLDQLAPAEHRGAYLGASTLTTLGVAVGPLIGGVMLAMTGAGVFICTALLSLLLCAIINVCRTRMLVRLQD, from the coding sequence ATGACGACAAAACCCGCCGCTGAATTTAATGCGGCTCCGGGGCTATTCCAGACGCTAAAAACGTTCCCGGCGACTGTCCATGCGCTGCTCTTTTTTACCTTAATTGTACGTTTTAGCTATTTTATGGCCTGGCCGTTTATCACAATTATCATGACGCAGAATTACCATATGTCGCCGATTGCCATTGGCCTGGCGATGACCAGCAGCGCGCTGATTTCAGTGGTGCTCGGTATGTATGGTGGGCAGATTTCGGACAGGTTAGGGCGTCGGATCATTCTTCTGCTGGGCTGCGGCTTTTCTGCCGTGGGATATATCATTCTGGCGCAGGCCACCGGGATGGGGCTGTTTATTACCGGTCTGATGATCATCGGCGTTTGCTTTGCGTGGGTGGATCCCCCGGTGCGTGCGCTGGTGAGCGATCTGCTTGGTGACCGGCGTCGCCGCGCGCTTGCCCTGCAAATGCGTTACTACCTGATCAACGTCGCGGCGGTGTTTGGCCCGCTGGTTGGCATCGTCTTTGGCCTGACATCTCAGAAGGGAACGTTCCTGATCACCGGGCTGACCTATCTGCCATTTTTCGTCTACGTGCTGCTGTTTATCCCGGCGGGTAAACTGCTGAGCGAAGAGCAGGGCGGCGGTGCGCCGGCGGTTAAGCTGCACCAGGTAATGGGGATTATCGCCAGGGATAAAATCTACATTGCGGCGCTGCTGTGCAGCATTTTGTGCAGCGTTGTGTTTATCCATTACGAAGCCGTATTACCCCAGTACCTGATACTACTCGACAGCAACGCGGCGGTTAAGCTGATTACCCTGATACTGGTGACCAATGCCTGCACCGTCCTGGTGTTTCAGAGCTTTATTATGCGCTTTCTGGCACAGATCAGCCTGCCGGGACGCATTCTTTTAGGCGGCTTAATTTTCGCATTCTCGCAGCTGTGTCTCTTTGCCACATGTTCGACAGACGTTTGGGCATGGCTGACGGTCACCGCCATATTTAGCATGGGGGAAGCGATTCTGATGCCGAACCTGAACATCTTGCTCGATCAGCTGGCTCCGGCAGAGCATCGCGGTGCTTATCTGGGTGCCTCAACCTTGACGACGCTGGGGGTCGCAGTCGGGCCATTAATCGGTGGCGTGATGCTGGCCATGACCGGAGCGGGCGTATTTATCTGCACCGCATTATTGAGTCTGCTGCTGTGCGCGATCATTAATGTCTGCAGGACCAGGATGTTGGTGCGTCTGCAGGATTAA
- the dapF gene encoding diaminopimelate epimerase, whose amino-acid sequence MTPLLFHKYHGLGNDYLVCHRTVAEQLSIEQIRTLCHRHYGFGSDGLLIDSGDRHNPTLRIINPDGSEAEKSGNGLRIYARYLFDIDRVGHEPFLVHTAGGDVHCRVHEDPHQITVEMGQANFNPAALPALIDRPEALNFPLKLAKETLRVSLVSMGNPHCVVLVDKLDLALVHRLGPQIENHPLFPRRTNVQLVEVVDRNTLRIGIWERGAGFTMASGSSSCAAASVMRKLDRVDNQVSVNMPGGQLQITFHDDFQVSMRGPVHKIGSLTLDEDCFAGGYNASRV is encoded by the coding sequence ATGACGCCTTTGCTATTTCATAAATATCACGGACTCGGTAATGATTACCTGGTATGCCACCGTACTGTCGCAGAACAGCTGAGCATCGAGCAGATTCGTACCTTATGTCATCGCCATTATGGTTTTGGATCTGATGGGCTGCTTATTGACAGTGGCGATCGGCACAATCCCACATTGCGCATTATCAATCCGGACGGTTCAGAAGCCGAGAAAAGCGGTAACGGTCTGCGCATCTATGCCCGATATCTTTTCGATATCGACCGCGTCGGACACGAGCCCTTTTTAGTGCATACCGCGGGTGGGGATGTACATTGCCGGGTTCATGAAGATCCTCATCAAATCACGGTGGAGATGGGGCAGGCGAATTTCAATCCGGCGGCATTGCCCGCTTTGATTGATCGGCCCGAAGCCCTGAATTTTCCCCTGAAGCTGGCAAAGGAAACTCTTCGGGTTTCGCTGGTCTCAATGGGTAATCCACACTGTGTTGTGCTGGTGGATAAGCTCGATCTGGCGCTGGTTCACCGCCTGGGGCCGCAGATTGAAAATCATCCTCTGTTCCCCAGGCGCACCAATGTCCAGCTGGTGGAAGTTGTGGATCGCAATACGCTGCGTATTGGTATCTGGGAGCGGGGCGCCGGATTTACAATGGCATCCGGCAGCAGCAGCTGTGCCGCAGCCAGCGTAATGCGCAAACTGGATCGGGTCGATAACCAGGTCAGCGTGAATATGCCGGGTGGGCAGCTGCAGATTACCTTCCATGATGATTTCCAGGTCAGCATGCGTGGCCCGGTACATAAAATTGGCAGCCTGACGCTGGATGAAGACTGCTTTGCTGGTGGGTATAACGCCAGCAGAGTGTAA
- a CDS encoding LeoA/HP0731 family dynamin-like GTPase — protein sequence MQSTLEIFLNQKTNAVTLLEKLRTFLEQGLALGVNIDPSLVKKLELQVGDIAGGKLKIALIGGFSEGKTSIAAAWMERLDRASMHISQQESSNEVKVYEVDDNFVLIDTPGLFGFKEQFNADLKAMEKYKDITRKYVSEAHLVLYVMNSTNPVKDSHKEDLNWLFRTLDLLPRTIFVLSRFDEVADVEDESSYALNLEIKRNNVESRLREAIGLNDTEAAALSIVAVAANPFDMGTDYWLERLEEFKAASHIATLQQATTQKIQASGGPGEIVEQTRKSVILDVLHKELPVAVENDYRLGQEVERLTGVSNNLTRQLNGASQQIGEARSDLREFISRYFSGLIQRAQGLTLDTFAEFYEREIGNEGVMVTTRLQNEFDRQLSGVSQELSRMRLSFNTEISHFNSTVVNFGKQGVSYVIKGNFINNGSVLAARDGIVTAAKTLGLDLSKALKFKPWGAVNLAKNINGVLAIAGLVLEAYDTYKRYEREETFRMAIKDIVDNLNSQREELLAMINSETFQANFFPDFAALKRDADEVHNAIATQTQLRTEFKQWREAGELIEAEFVRIDG from the coding sequence ATGCAATCTACTTTAGAGATCTTTTTAAATCAGAAAACAAACGCTGTGACGTTGCTGGAAAAGCTGCGTACCTTCCTCGAACAGGGTCTGGCTTTGGGTGTCAATATAGATCCTTCCCTGGTAAAAAAACTTGAACTCCAGGTCGGAGATATCGCTGGCGGCAAACTCAAAATAGCCCTTATTGGTGGATTCTCTGAAGGCAAAACATCGATTGCCGCAGCCTGGATGGAACGCCTGGACAGGGCGAGCATGCATATCAGCCAGCAGGAATCCTCTAACGAGGTAAAGGTCTACGAAGTGGATGACAACTTCGTACTGATAGACACCCCCGGATTATTCGGCTTTAAGGAGCAGTTCAACGCTGATCTTAAGGCTATGGAAAAGTATAAAGACATCACCCGGAAATACGTCAGCGAAGCGCATCTGGTGTTGTACGTGATGAACTCGACTAACCCAGTTAAGGACAGTCATAAAGAAGATCTCAACTGGCTGTTCAGAACCCTAGATCTTTTACCTCGTACCATTTTTGTACTAAGCCGTTTCGACGAAGTGGCAGATGTAGAGGACGAATCCAGCTATGCCCTCAACCTTGAGATTAAGCGTAACAACGTTGAGAGCAGATTGCGTGAAGCTATTGGGTTAAATGATACCGAAGCGGCGGCACTGAGTATCGTGGCTGTAGCTGCAAACCCCTTTGATATGGGCACAGACTACTGGTTAGAACGTCTGGAAGAGTTCAAAGCGGCTTCGCACATCGCAACATTACAGCAGGCTACTACCCAGAAAATTCAGGCAAGCGGTGGTCCTGGAGAGATTGTCGAGCAGACCCGCAAAAGCGTGATTCTGGATGTGCTGCATAAAGAATTACCCGTTGCCGTAGAAAATGACTATCGCCTCGGGCAGGAGGTTGAACGTCTGACGGGAGTAAGTAATAACCTGACACGCCAGCTAAATGGAGCTTCCCAGCAAATTGGTGAAGCCAGAAGTGACCTTCGTGAATTTATCTCGCGTTATTTTTCCGGGCTGATCCAGCGTGCCCAGGGCCTGACGTTGGACACATTTGCCGAGTTTTATGAACGTGAAATAGGCAATGAGGGAGTAATGGTGACCACCCGCCTTCAAAATGAATTTGATCGCCAGCTAAGCGGGGTAAGCCAGGAACTAAGCCGCATGCGTTTGAGCTTCAATACGGAAATCTCTCACTTCAACAGTACTGTTGTCAATTTTGGCAAACAAGGTGTCAGCTACGTCATCAAAGGCAATTTTATCAATAACGGCAGTGTACTGGCAGCCCGGGATGGGATTGTGACGGCAGCAAAAACGCTGGGTCTGGATCTGAGTAAGGCACTTAAATTCAAACCCTGGGGGGCTGTCAACCTTGCGAAAAATATCAATGGTGTGCTTGCAATCGCTGGCCTGGTTCTGGAGGCGTACGATACCTACAAGCGTTATGAGCGAGAAGAAACCTTTCGTATGGCGATTAAGGACATTGTTGATAACCTTAATTCTCAGCGAGAAGAGCTGTTGGCGATGATTAACAGCGAGACTTTCCAGGCGAACTTTTTCCCGGATTTTGCTGCTCTGAAAAGGGATGCCGATGAGGTTCATAATGCTATCGCGACCCAGACGCAACTGCGTACAGAATTCAAGCAATGGCGTGAAGCAGGAGAGTTGATTGAGGCCGAATTCGTTCGCATTGATGGTTGA